The genomic segment CCATGATATGTGAGTACGGCTTTGCATACTGCGGCCGTAGAGCGCATGGGGTGGGAAATGTATAGGAGCTTTTATAAAAGTATAATATTCTCTTTTCTTTTGATATGCGGCACTCTGTGTGCGTTTGCGGATAACGGAACAGCAGCAGAAGCCGGTAATCCAGTTGCCTCTGAGGTATCACCGGCAGAAACAGGGATCATTTTACAGACGGATGAATCGGCATTGCCAGTGCAGGATGTGCCTGCGCCGCGGGCTGCCGGAAGTTCAACCTTTTCTATGTTATTGCAGCTGATTATATCGTTGGCGGCTGTGTGTGCGCTCATTTATGGGGTGCTATATTTTATCCGGCGCTCAAAGCAATTTACCGCCGGGGACGATCCTTTCTTAAAGAATGTTGCCAATTTACCGCTTGCGCCTAATAAAACCCTCTATATTGTAACTCTTATCGATAAAGCATACTTAATCGGCGCATCGGATGCTTCTTTGTCGCTGATTGCGGAAATCACCGATAAAGAACTCATCGATGCAATGAACCTCAATGCGGCGCAAGCGCCCGGTCCGAAGCAGAACTTCAGCTCATTGCTGCACACCTTTTTCCCTGCGGCAAAACCCAAAGAAGCCGATGCAAATCCCTTCGACTCGTTTTTAGCCAAGCAGCGGGGACGTCTGCAAAACTCAGGCACGGCGCAAGAAAACGGAACTTCGCAAGAGACAGAAACCGGCGGCGCAGAACAGCGTTGGCAGGAAACGAATAGCGGTAATGCAGAGTATATCCGTGAAAGGCCTGATAATGGCGCGGGGAGGGGAGGCCGATGAAAAAGCTTGCACTGTGTATTGTGTGCCTTTGCCTGTTTTGTATCCCTGCAGTGCTGTCCGCACAGAGCAATACCGCGACATCGCAAACCGGACGTACCGAAATAGATGCAACGCGTGAGACGACCCGCGTGCCTTTTGTTAATCTAAATATCCGCGAACCTCAAAATAATCGGGAAGTGGCGTTTTCCATTCAGCTGCTTCTGCTAATAACGCTGATTACCCTTGCACCGAGTATTCTCCTTTTGATGACCTCGTTCTTGCGGCTCAGTATTGCACTCGATTTTATTAAGCGCGCGCTTTCGTTGCAGCAGGTGCCGCCGACGCAGGTGCTCAACGGTATTGCGCTTTTTTTGACGATTTTTATCATGTGGCCGACGTTTACGGAAATATACAATAAATCGTTTAAACCGATGGCGGACGGACAAATCAATATCGAAACCGCCTATACCGAGGCGGAAAAACCGTTGCGCCTTTTTATGTATAAGCAGATGGCGCATGATCCCTCTCATATCAGGCTCTGTATGTCGCTTGCCCGTATGGATAAGCCCAATACGCTCGCCGACGTTCCCACGCATGTGTTAATCCCTGCATTTATCCTGCACGAGCTGACTGTTGCTTTCCAGATAGGTATATTCCTCTATCTGCCGTTTATCATTATCGACATGGTTGTCGCGAGTATCCTGATGTCGATGGGTATGATTATGTTGCCGCCGGTACAGATTTCGATGCCGTTTAAGCTGATCTTATTCGTACTGGTTGATGGCTGGAATTTATTGGTC from the Treponema medium genome contains:
- the fliP gene encoding flagellar type III secretion system pore protein FliP (The bacterial flagellar biogenesis protein FliP forms a type III secretion system (T3SS)-type pore required for flagellar assembly.), giving the protein MKKLALCIVCLCLFCIPAVLSAQSNTATSQTGRTEIDATRETTRVPFVNLNIREPQNNREVAFSIQLLLLITLITLAPSILLLMTSFLRLSIALDFIKRALSLQQVPPTQVLNGIALFLTIFIMWPTFTEIYNKSFKPMADGQINIETAYTEAEKPLRLFMYKQMAHDPSHIRLCMSLARMDKPNTLADVPTHVLIPAFILHELTVAFQIGIFLYLPFIIIDMVVASILMSMGMIMLPPVQISMPFKLILFVLVDGWNLLVGQLFQSFL
- a CDS encoding FliO/MopB family protein, producing MICGTLCAFADNGTAAEAGNPVASEVSPAETGIILQTDESALPVQDVPAPRAAGSSTFSMLLQLIISLAAVCALIYGVLYFIRRSKQFTAGDDPFLKNVANLPLAPNKTLYIVTLIDKAYLIGASDASLSLIAEITDKELIDAMNLNAAQAPGPKQNFSSLLHTFFPAAKPKEADANPFDSFLAKQRGRLQNSGTAQENGTSQETETGGAEQRWQETNSGNAEYIRERPDNGAGRGGR